Part of the Pseudoliparis swirei isolate HS2019 ecotype Mariana Trench chromosome 3, NWPU_hadal_v1, whole genome shotgun sequence genome, TGACCACTTTTATATATTACAATTGCCCCAACTGCTGTCAGTTAGGTCtcaataaagctttgttttgaaatgtgagacaggaggagtatAAATTTCATGCTCTGTAATATCATCTGACAAGTATATCTACCAATTTTCTGAATTGATTATTAAAATTATCTTTTCGAGAAAAGAAGTTTTAGTTGAAGGAAGATACATTTTCCATATGAGCCAAGACAATATTTAAGtacatacattatattttaCTGTAAATATATGTCCAAAAAGTCAATAAACACCtctagataataataatataattaaactTTTGAGTGGCTTAACATTCAAACTTGTTATTGATTTTGTATGCTTATCTGTCTGGTGGAAAAAGTACTCAAATTAAGTAAAAGTATCACGACAACAATGTGGAAATATCCCATTAAATAgctaattcattttttttaagtattgaagctaaatgtaattaaaatagcAAATATCAAAGTACTTCTACAGAATCACCCAGTGTTATATGATAAGTCTTTAATATTTGATTATTAAGCCAATGATGAAGAATACCTTTATATCGATGGTAAAGTTGGAGCTCAAAGTcgtagttgtttttttaagtgttaGTTTAATTCATAAAAATACATAATGTTTAAAGAATGTCACAACAATTGTAGCAAagcaaaaagtacaatatgtacaatataaagtGGTGTGGAAGGTAACAGTAAATGGAAATACGCAAGTAAATTACTGTGTAATATTTGTTCTAaatagtttgtttgtgtgaaagTGCCCTTGTGTTAGTCTCACTGGCATGAGCATTGGGCAGTCATCTGATCGACACAGTTTGGTGACACAGTGTAGGAAGACTGTAGACATCTTCTGATTCTTGTGCTTTACAAAGCGGAATACTTCAAAGGCAAAGCGGCCCATTTGGCTCTTCCCATTTTCAAAGACGGCGGTCTGGGGGTCTTTTTCACAGCTGGCTCAGGGAGGGAAAATCAGAAAAAGTTGATAGAAAGGAgagcaacacaaatataagaactGAACACAATCATAGATCGGTAGAAAATGTTACATTTTGAAAGTTACCCAAAGAAAAGATCATATCGGAGGTCATCGTTGGGATTTCCAGAGGGGGTGGTGTAGCAGTAGTCCATTAGAACGTTCCATCTAACATTAAAGATTAGTAAATCCAGAGTTGATGAATTCAATTGCAATTGAGATTGTGATTATGTAAAGGGCTactcagacactgatggcacaatGCTCACCTCTCCTGCTGATGATCTTTGTATTGTTTCAATATATAGAACTATCTATTACAGCCCTGTCTACGAGAAATGATATTCATATACACATTTTTTCCAATCATTTATTGCTTAGAAAAGTAATTGCCGCCTCAAATTACTTTTTGTGTCTAGGAagcattatatatatgtatcatatgTATTACTAGCAAGGTCCACACCATCAACAGGATACGTTTCACAATTAATTAATCGAAATTAAATGAAAGGATTGAACATGTAGTATGTCTGGTTGGTCAAATTAGTTGTAAGGGGCTTCATCTGGGAATTTGCAGTGACACCTGGGTATGACGAACCCCCAAATCCCCAATTACTTGAGACAAGATTGAGACAAGTCTGAGCTCTTTGAGATCTGTGCATACATAATGATGGTATGCTTGAATAAGGTGTTCTGGGACACCGTCACCGGGAAAACAGAGGTGACAGAGTTGGAAGTACGAGAAATGTCAGACGAGAAGAGAATGCGACGAGAATCTATCGTCCTTCAATcaaaggatcggcggttcgatccccagctCCACTAGCCCATGTTGATATGTCCTTGGGCAGGACACTTAACCCCTAAAGGCTCCCATAGCTGTGCCAATGGTGTGTGGAAGTtctatgaatgttagttactgctgatgtgcaggtgtaACCTTACCttctcccatcagtgtatggatGGGTTAATGATGTCATGTCgtgttgaagtgctttgagtggttggaagactCGAAAAGATCTATacgtacaggtccatttaccatatGCTTTCACATGGTGCATCTCTGCAGTTAAAAGCCTCATTCATCTGCCTCAAGCAggcttatttaatttttaagcTGTTTTTTTAGACATCCATATAGCTCCTCTGAGGATGTCTAATGTCTAATGAACAAATTAAGAATActatttgtacttttacttttgctcTCATCTGGTATAACTTAAATGTAGAAGAGGGTAAAACTCCTTGGAGGAAGGTGGATTCTTGCCAAAAATCTCTTTTCTGCTTCTATATCAACTAAATATAGGTCAGTGGTGTTGTTCTTCAGGTTGTGTTGCACCCAAAGGTGTCATTTTACAGCCCTGTGTGTTGCTCTACACGGACAGTATGGGTTGTGCTATAACCGATGGCAATATttaacaataaacatacagtaATATGATAACCTACTCTCCCTCTAAaaagttgtagttttggtaTAAAGTAACTTCTTGAGATCGAATGGATGTTGATTGAATACCTCCTATCCAGGTTTGAAGCTTTTACGGCAGCAAAGACTCGCGTCTTCAGGGTCAGTCCTGCCATGGGGATGGACAGCTGCTGAATGTATGACGTGTCCTGTACATAAACAACAATAGCATTACAGCAAGTTTGTcacatttcaaaatgttttcccTTCATCCTGTTGAGGATGATTTCTTCACTTTCACTACACTTTTATGCATTTTTATTATCTGGTATGCACACAATCCCATTTATTAGTGTTTGGTTCAAACTGACAAcattgaaaaagaagaacatagAAATTTACATTGTTATTAATCCTATAGTGAGGACATTTTTCTCTgctttgacccatccttagttattaaggagcagtgggctgaagTGAAGCTCCCGGGGAGCAACTATGGGTATAGTGTCTTGCTCCAGGACACTTCggcatgcaactatggggagagcagggatcaaaccgggtaccttgtggttacgggaggaccactctccccatgagctacagctgaCCCCAAGCATATGGTGTGATATGAATTGAGGGTAAATTGAGTATAATGTTCTCCAATTATAGAATTATAAGGTAATTTAATCTTTGGTACCCTTGTACATAGATCCTCATCCTCAGCAATCTTTGAAATTACAGATTGAAAAGGTGccgatttattttatatagctgcAGAGCTGTGAGTGCTCTTTGATGCTTTCTGACTTATTACAGCTTTATCATATGACTTTATTTCCAGTGCAGCAGTCTATAAGCTCCCCTGCAGCAAAATAACAGAGATTTTGACTCAACTGATGTGCACTTACATTGTAAAGTAGTAGATTCAATGTGCTGATGAAAGTACCATTGCTTTCCTTCACTGAGATTGCAGCTGCTGACCTTCAATGAAGACAAACAAAGAAGATAAAAGCTGccgaaaacattttaaaacgtgATTCCAACATTTTCTGTTATATTTGCCTGGTatatgcatttctttttttctgaaaattaTTCTGTAAGCACAGTTGGTGCTTCAGTTGCTAATATTCACgatattaatttaatataaattATGATGCTCATGTGTTATGAGCATGCCCACTAACGTCTGCCGCTCTCTCATCAAATGAGTACAGCTGTGTACAACACgtgttattattatgtgttGCACTGTGAGCCATCTGAATTTCTTACTGAGCAGATTTAACTTTTGATTAAAAATATCTATTTCTGTGTCAATATTAGCTCATTTGGATTCAGCCATGCAGAATCGATTGACTCTGGAAAATCTTATTTATTTCCCTACCTGTTCCAGTGACTGGTTTTATACATTTTAGATACAAGTGGacataacttaaacacacaaaaTAGATATAAAACAATAGCCCCGAAACCTTTTTGAAGCTACGAATGGTCATGTTTTGTCAACTGTCAGATATATGTTGATCCAGCTCCATGGTATTTCCTTATTTTTTGGTGGTGTTATCTCTTATTGCATTATACTTGTTCTAAATATTGTGTCCAAAATGAAAGACAAACTCAGAGAAACGTTATTAATTATGTAATCGAgctgtttcattttttttacccTGTTGGCATAATGATTCCAAAATTAAATTACAAACTACATCCTCAGAAATTACCAAAACTGAATATTATCAATTTAGCTAGTATGTTGTCCACCCCTGTATGTCAGTAGACAAAATGTCCATCATGACCTTTTCTAGTCCCATTTGTTAAATATTAGAACTCATTTCAGTGGATGGCTTGCTGACTTTTTATAGCAACCCAGCACTGTTAAATCAATGAAGAAGTAGAAGTGAGACTTACGAGGCCAGCTGTGTGTTGTTGATCAGGTATTCCAGTGGGTAACTGCAGCTAAACTTGTACAGCAGACCTGGCAGGTAGCTGATGATGGTGGGGGGATCGGGTGTGTCGATATACCCTGATATGTTTCCAATCTGCACCAGTGACAGGTTACCATAAGCGTTGGGTCCTTGAGCCGTGGAGACCTGAGGCGAACAACACCAGTGTGAGTAACACTCTAACTGACCACCATTATCCCCCTGTGGGCACACTGGGCCCGACCATCAGTTTTTTTCTACAAACGGCTGGGAGGctttttttgctgttttttcaaTTTTCCTCTTTAGTTTGTGATTTTTCAGCTAGTATAATTTAGCAAACACGATGTTAAAAGGTAACTGTCAACTCATCTCAAACTACAATTGATTTTTATGATACTTTACAGCAGTTAAACTGTACATTACCTAGCCTTTACAGTAAACTATACTTTTATTAGCTTTGATAATATTATCTCAAAGCTAGTCGTGTTATATTATTTCTGACAAAATAACCACTACAGTTGAAGCATCCAACTCCATCATTAACATTGTCAATGATGCTGACAGTAATCATTTACAATCTGCTAAACAAGAATGTACACCATTCCCGCTTTTCTTACCACCAGAGAATTGCCACAGGACTCCAGCGTCGCCAGGCTGATACTAAAGATTACCACAGTtggaaatgtgttattgttGATGAAACCACGGCAGTGGGAATCTCCATGGCGACCATTGAGGGCCATGTCAGTGTCTGTGTAGCCAGAAAAGAGGACAGGGCAGAAGTTGATCTTGAGGGTGATGGTCTGCACCCCACAGTACACACTGATATCCCTCTCCGctgcaagacacacacacaaacacaggtgcATACAGGCATTAAAATTAGTCACATGACATTAGGGTTAAAAATGTTGTTTAGATGAAAtcattgtaattattatttattattttgatcaGGTTTTATGGAAGAAGTGCACTTCTGGGATGGCAGTCTAAAACCATAACCTTAAAATGTGTTCAAATCATAAATCAGGAACCGGTTTGTTGACAAACATGTCATTATTTCCTCTTTGGAATATATGTAGCCAGTTTGTGGACAAGTTTACTTTAAAGAGACATTCACAAGTAAATTTGTCCAGTTAGTTTTAGAGAAAAAGTGTTGAGTTCCTCACCAGGGAAACGGCTGTGAAAGTTGGCATCACAGTTGTATCCATTGAATTGAGCTCCAACGGATGAAGCCTTACTAAACAGTAAAAGAATCAGAAATATATGTTCCATTTCAGCACCTGAAACAGAGCAAGAAAGGGCACTTAGTGTAAGAAACACAGTCTATTTGTCACACAGAAAGTGAAATCCTTCATATATTCTTCTCCAAGTGTGGTAATTTCAGAGGCTAATATTTCCTTAACTGGCAGCAAATGTATACGAATGATGCTGGATAATGTGCTGATAATCATTTCATCAAGTAGaatggcttatctctgtgtgcaCATCTCATTGTCCTGTGATAACCTCTTATCACTTAATCATTGTCAATCACAGACACATTTCAGTCCTGAGGAATCAGGTACATTAAAGGAGTAATTGTACCAAGTTTGTAGTTGCCATCTCTAGCTCTGACAGCAGACAAATTCCCGACAGCTTGAGGGAAAAAAGACGATTGCTGCTGGAAGAAAAGTATAATCACTCACCCTGGTTCCTGGAAGCCAGCGAGTCAGCGGTTCTCCATAAGCTTGGAACAGACGATGGAATGGTCTGCACAGCATCCCTACCCGACAACTAGAGACAGGACTTGGGagcagggggggaaaagggatcTACACATAAGAGATTCATTATTTGAACATGTCAACAAAAAAGGGCTGTCCAGAGTGAACATGGGAAAGTCCATCAAATCTGAATGTGTTATACAAATCCTTTCACGTTCGCAGAAACATGAGCAGGTTTTGAAGTTTCCCACTCATATCCTTTCGGCCCAATCTGGCTGTGTCACTGCTCACAAATGGTTTGACGCCGCATGAGGTCCAGCGGCGGTGGGGGGGAGAATTATCTTTTCATCGCTCCAGTGGCCCTGGCCTGCT contains:
- the zpld1a gene encoding zona pellucida-like domain-containing protein 1a; protein product: MEHIFLILLLFSKASSVGAQFNGYNCDANFHSRFPAERDISVYCGVQTITLKINFCPVLFSGYTDTDMALNGRHGDSHCRGFINNNTFPTVVIFSISLATLESCGNSLVVSTAQGPNAYGNLSLVQIGNISGYIDTPDPPTIISYLPGLLYKFSCSYPLEYLINNTQLASSAAAISVKESNGTFISTLNLLLYNDTSYIQQLSIPMAGLTLKTRVFAAVKASNLDRRWNVLMDYCYTTPSGNPNDDLRYDLFFGCEKDPQTAVFENGKSQMGRFAFEVFRFVKHKNQKMSTVFLHCVTKLCRSDDCPMLMPICGSRKKRDVIEGKESNSASGNAVLTAGPIITRSDETPTNNSQLAHLKAPVFQMNTVTSALISGVIILGVMSVCFFVFSLTLLKGKSAPVSTLSGVRNPAFN